GCCGCCAACTCCGGCTTTCAGACCTACAAAATGCGATTGACCCGACCGGTCCCGATCATCCGCCTGATCACCGGTTGACGAATGCGACGATGGCGTCGATGACCTCGGGAGCGACGGCCCTACCGATGTCTGACGGTGTGATGGCGGTCGGGTCGGATTCAGATACGCAGTTGAGGGCATGGGTTACACAGGGGAGGATTTGCACCTCGTATTCCGCATCGACGCCGGCGAGGTACTCGGCCCAAGCTTGCGCTTCGGTCGGGGCGACGTTCCAGTCGAGCTCGCCGTTGATCACCAGAAGGGGTTGTGTCATCCGGAACGCCGCCGACAGTGAACGCTCGTGCAGGTCGAACCAACTCCGCCAGAAGCCTGCGCTAACACCGGCCACCGGGTCATCGCTTCCGGATCGGATATCGGCCAACCCGTTGACCATGTCCACCAGCGACGATACCGAGGGTGAGGCCAGCGCCTCTGCCTCGTCCATCCCGAACTGCCCGAGCAAGTCAACGGTGAAATCGAGTTGGGCTGTGATGCTCTCGTCAATCGAGCGGTATGGGCCGGCGAGCATGATCCCGCCGGCTAAATCAGGATCCGCTTCGAGCATCAGCGTGATGAACTGTGCACCCTGGCTGTGGCCGATGATGCTGATGCTGCTCGCCTCGACCTCCGTACGTTGTCGCAGGAAATCGACCGCCGCCTTGGCGTCATTCATGAATACCTCAACCGTCAGATCCCCAGCCGGCAATGGGTAGTCGTTGTCTGCGCAGCCATTGAAGGGACCGCAGCTTCGTTTGTCGTAGGTCAGAACCGCCAACCCGTTCTCCTGGAGAGCCGCGGCGATTTCTGCAAACACCGGTATCTCAAAGCCGAACGCCATGTTCAGTTGACCCGGAAGTGGCGTGTCACGGCTCTGGGGACCGCTGCCGTGGATCAGCACGACTGCGGGTGCAGGCTGCTCGCCGGCCGGCAGTCGCAGTGTCCCGACCAGATCGAGGCCGTCAGCAGGGATAGTCACCTCAACCGATCGCATGAGCGCGGCGCCGGCCGTGGATGTCGACGGGAGCGATGGGCCGACAGAATCCTGGGTAGTGGTGGACGTCGGGGCGACCTCCGGCCGGGTGATCGCGGTGCCCGCCGCCGGGGTCGTCGGGGTTGCGGTCACAGTGGTCGTCGCCGTTCCGCTGCACGCCGCAAATACCAACGTCGATAGGCCCAGAATCCAGATCCTCATATGAGTGAATGCTATCCACAGGCCGCACCCGACCTAGGCAGATCGTTTCGTTGCTTTCTCGGCTCCGAGAGATCCTCTGAGATAGAGGAGGTCGTTTCGGGAAAGAGAGCAAGTCGCTCTTCTACCTAAGGTGGCCTGCCGCTGGTGGTGTATGCGTGCCCAAGTCGGCTGGTCCAGCGGAAGTCGCCATTGGCGAGAGGTTCGTAGCTCCACCCACAGTGGTGCCGATTGCAGTGATCGTGACGGCAAAGAGACGCCAGGTTGCAGGTTTCAGTGGCCCCACCTTCCGACCAGGGGACGCGATGGTCGAGATCGCTGTCGATTGCCGGCATCCGACAACCCGGGAAGACGCATGTGCGATTGCGGGCCTCAACGTGCCTCCGTTGCCCTGCTGCCGGGCGACGCCGCGTGGTGCCGGTATGGACTGGCCGCCCGGAATCAGGATCGGTCACTGTGAACTGCCAGGTGCCAAGCCTCTGCCGTTCCGTGACCTGGCGGGCGATGTCGGCCACCACAGGGCCATAGCCGGCCAGGTCGCCGGCAGAATCGGACAAGTTCATCAGTGTTTCGAGATCAACCTGAATGTCCACCACTCCCCTGCCGGCACCTCCGACAACCCCGCCGGAAGAGCCTTCGAGCAATTCCAGGAAGACATCAGCCCGCAGCTGGTCCATCGACCGTGCCTCTCCTTTGGTCTTGAGCCGACGAGCTAGTCGGTTGATCCGTCGACTGATTGCCACAGCTCTATCGGGAGGCAAGTCCATCCCTCGCAGTTCGGCCGTCCCGGTGGGATTGGCTTCCAGGACGATCCGCCGATCCTCAACCGCCTCCTCATAGACCCGTTCTGCGTCTTCGGGATCGGCTTCCAAACACAGTTTGGCGATGGCCGCACGTAGCTGGCCGGTGGTCAACATCGGCGCTGTTGCGACAATCCGACCGGCCACAATCCGAGCGACATACTCATTCAGATGGCTGGTGGTCGAAGCAATCACTCGCGCTTTGCGCACATCGATGTCACCTCGAGCTAGGGCCTGCCATACCTGCGGAAGGCGCTGCCGGGTGTCTAATGCCAGGTCGAGTTCTGTCTCGGCTGCCCGACGAGTCAACATCAGGGCAGCCCGAATCTCAGTGGCAGCAGAGCGGTGAGCCAGCTCGAAATCGTCATCCAGATCGTGCATGAGATCCGAAATCGAAGCCATCGCCTGAAAAGTCTGGGCTTGGTAGTGCGAGGCCATCCGCTGGAAAGCCTTCAACGCCACCACTCGATCGTGGCCGGACAATCGGTCCACTTCAGTCCGATTCAAAACGGCAGCCAGGAAAGGACCGGGTTCTATCTGGTCCAAATCCATCGGTATGGCTTCACGCTCGCTGTCGAACATATGTTCGATTTTAGCAAATCGAACGACAGAAACAAGAGGTTTGTAATAGATTACAGTGCGAAGACGGTCGAGTTTGTCTGCAGTCCCCTCTCTGATTCGCGGCAGACCACTGATGGCCAGGCCCTCGTGATCAGCGGTCGGACCACATCCCACGCGCCTGGTCGACCAGGAACGCCACCTGTTCATTCATGTGGACCGGCTCAATGGTCACGGTCGGGTTCTGGGTTCGGTAGACGCGAAACACTTCGTCGGCGAATCCCTGGCCAATGTTCTCGACATTGGCGAAGTCGAGGATGATCACCCGAAACTGTTGCTTGCCGGCCAGAAGTTCACGGGCAGCGGATCTGGTTGCGTAGTTGTCGGTTGCCGCAGCGACACTCACTGGAATAGAGGTCACCGTGAACTGCGGGATGCCATCATCGTCCACGCGGCTGTAGTACTCGAACAAGGCGGGGAGGGATCTGGTCGTTGCTGAGTCGAGCGTCCACCGCACGATCGTCCCGGGCACGGCGTTGATGCGAGTGACAGTTGAGTCACCAGCCACGTTGTCGACTTGCCAGGCCAGTGTTCCTGACCCGATGCTGAAGTGGTCGACTGCCCGGGCTGAGAAGAAGATGCCTTGGCCGGTGTGGTTGTCGGGGTCGGTTGTGTAGGTACCGCTCTGGAGCCGCAGCAGGCTGGCGTGGTGATCGGCCAGTCCCTCCATGTCGGCGATGTGCTGAAAGATCCCGACTCCATAATCCTGGACCGAGATTCCGACAGACCTACCCGTCGCGCGACGGGTGATAGTCAGGTTCTGTGAGCCGGAGTGGTCGAGAACGTTGTTAACCATTTCTCCGAACACGTATTCGTGTATCCCCCTGGCCCCAACCGATGAGTCCTGGTCCAGCAAATCAGCCCGGAGATCGTTCCAAAGCCGGTGCTCGGCCACCATTTCGTCGAGAGGGACTTCCCAACGATGGTCGTATGGACTGCGGTATCTGACGGAGCGCCCCCTACTCGGTCCAACGAGTTCGGCATCACCAGCGTCCATGAGAGCACGCAGGTGATACAGGACGGCCGGGCGCGTCAGCCCGGTGGCCTCCAGAAGCTCGGCCATGGTGACCGAGTCGCGGGCTTCGAGCGTGCGGTGAATCAGGTCTCGAGTTTTGGACACGTTCTTTTACATTTTGACATTACAGAGAAGAATAGGCTCTAATAGTCAAAATGTAAACATCTCGGTGTCTCCATGATTGGGGCCGGGGCTGTCCAGTTGATTCATCGCCCAGAGTCGTGTGTGTTCTGGCCTCAAGGAATCCCCCCGGGAAGGTCCACGGTGCCATTCTGGCGATCCTGGCGCCGCGGAACGACTGCCACCTCTCCCCCACCGAGTTCGATGATCCGGACCGAGGCCCCGTAGAGGCTGCGAATGTTCTCGACGGTGAGAACCTCCCGGGGATCGCCGGCGGCCCGAATCACGCCCCCGCCCAGGAGCACGAGACGATCGCAGTACTGGGCGGCCAGGGTCAGATCGTGCAAAGCGCTGACCACCGTGAGCGACTCCTCACGGCGAAGTTCGTCGACCAACTCGAGGACCTGCTGCTGATGCCCGACGTCGAGGGCACTGGTCGGTTCGTCGAGCAACAGGATCGGCGCTCGCTGGGCAAGAGACCTGGCTAATGCGACCTGCTGCGACTCGCCACCTGAGAGTGAACCGAGCGTCCGAAACGACAGAGCGCCGAGTTCCAGCCGCTCGAGGACGTCTACCACCACCTGGAGGTCCGCTTTGCCCTCGACCCCGAAGTAGGAGATATGCGGCGTGCGACCGAGTAGCACGTAGTCGAAGACGGTCATGTCGACCGGCAGATTCGGTCGCTGAGCGACGGCGGCGATCGCCCGGGAACGCTCCGCCGAGCTCATCGCCCTGACATTGCGACCGCCGATCTCGACCTCCCCACGAACCGTGACCGTTCCCACCACCGCCCGCAAGAGCGTGGTCTTGCCAGACCCGTTGGGTCCAACCAAGCCAAGCCACCCGCCACGCTCGACCCCGAGATCGATGCCTTTCAAGACCTCGGTTCCGTTGTACCGAACCCGAAGATCGCGCAGGGACAGCGCCGTCATCGCATTCTCCTGGTTGATCGCATCACCACGGCGAAGAAGGGCGCACCGAGAAAGGCGGTCACCACCCCGATCGGTAGCTCGGCAGGCGACATCACCGAACGGGCGACCAGGTCGGCGGCAACGAGGAAGGCCCCTCCGAACAAGGCAGAGAGCGGGATGATGACCCGATAGCTCCAACCCGTGAGCAACCGGACGGCATGCGGGACGATAATGCCGACGAAGCCGATCAGTCCCGAAACCGCCACTGCGGCCGCAGTTCCAAGGCTGGCGGCGACAACCACAGTGGCTCGCACCCTGCCGGTAGACACGCCGAGGCTTCTCGACTCCTCCTCGCCCACCGCCAGGACGTCTAGCAATCTCCTGTGCAGGAAGATCACGATCGTGGCCAGCCCGGCGTATGGGAGGGCCAGCAGAACCTCGCTCCACCCCAGGGTGCTGATGGACCCGAGTATCCACGAGTACACCTCCCGCAGCGTGTCGGTGTTCCTCTGCTGGATGAACGTCTGCAGCGCGGTCAAGAACGAGGCCACCGCCACTCCGGCCAG
This genomic stretch from Acidimicrobiia bacterium harbors:
- a CDS encoding iron ABC transporter permease, producing MNSTLVVGPDLPRAARPRWGQVAAGVSVLLAAGLAGLLIGPAGLEVNDVLRALGDGLPFLDVPHGLTETQLDILWQLRLPRVVLGAIVGAALAISGAAYQGVFRNPLADPYLLGVAAGAGFGATLAFVLAPGAAIGPVALLPIAAFAGSLVGVGLTYGVGRTLGDRSNAALILAGVAVASFLTALQTFIQQRNTDTLREVYSWILGSISTLGWSEVLLALPYAGLATIVIFLHRRLLDVLAVGEEESRSLGVSTGRVRATVVVAASLGTAAAVAVSGLIGFVGIIVPHAVRLLTGWSYRVIIPLSALFGGAFLVAADLVARSVMSPAELPIGVVTAFLGAPFFAVVMRSTRRMR
- a CDS encoding DUF4325 domain-containing protein, which translates into the protein MSKTRDLIHRTLEARDSVTMAELLEATGLTRPAVLYHLRALMDAGDAELVGPSRGRSVRYRSPYDHRWEVPLDEMVAEHRLWNDLRADLLDQDSSVGARGIHEYVFGEMVNNVLDHSGSQNLTITRRATGRSVGISVQDYGVGIFQHIADMEGLADHHASLLRLQSGTYTTDPDNHTGQGIFFSARAVDHFSIGSGTLAWQVDNVAGDSTVTRINAVPGTIVRWTLDSATTRSLPALFEYYSRVDDDGIPQFTVTSIPVSVAAATDNYATRSAARELLAGKQQFRVIILDFANVENIGQGFADEVFRVYRTQNPTVTIEPVHMNEQVAFLVDQARGMWSDR
- a CDS encoding alpha/beta hydrolase, whose translation is MRIWILGLSTLVFAACSGTATTTVTATPTTPAAGTAITRPEVAPTSTTTQDSVGPSLPSTSTAGAALMRSVEVTIPADGLDLVGTLRLPAGEQPAPAVVLIHGSGPQSRDTPLPGQLNMAFGFEIPVFAEIAAALQENGLAVLTYDKRSCGPFNGCADNDYPLPAGDLTVEVFMNDAKAAVDFLRQRTEVEASSISIIGHSQGAQFITLMLEADPDLAGGIMLAGPYRSIDESITAQLDFTVDLLGQFGMDEAEALASPSVSSLVDMVNGLADIRSGSDDPVAGVSAGFWRSWFDLHERSLSAAFRMTQPLLVINGELDWNVAPTEAQAWAEYLAGVDAEYEVQILPCVTHALNCVSESDPTAITPSDIGRAVAPEVIDAIVAFVNR
- a CDS encoding ABC transporter ATP-binding protein, with protein sequence MTALSLRDLRVRYNGTEVLKGIDLGVERGGWLGLVGPNGSGKTTLLRAVVGTVTVRGEVEIGGRNVRAMSSAERSRAIAAVAQRPNLPVDMTVFDYVLLGRTPHISYFGVEGKADLQVVVDVLERLELGALSFRTLGSLSGGESQQVALARSLAQRAPILLLDEPTSALDVGHQQQVLELVDELRREESLTVVSALHDLTLAAQYCDRLVLLGGGVIRAAGDPREVLTVENIRSLYGASVRIIELGGGEVAVVPRRQDRQNGTVDLPGGIP
- a CDS encoding DUF222 domain-containing protein, with translation MFDSEREAIPMDLDQIEPGPFLAAVLNRTEVDRLSGHDRVVALKAFQRMASHYQAQTFQAMASISDLMHDLDDDFELAHRSAATEIRAALMLTRRAAETELDLALDTRQRLPQVWQALARGDIDVRKARVIASTTSHLNEYVARIVAGRIVATAPMLTTGQLRAAIAKLCLEADPEDAERVYEEAVEDRRIVLEANPTGTAELRGMDLPPDRAVAISRRINRLARRLKTKGEARSMDQLRADVFLELLEGSSGGVVGGAGRGVVDIQVDLETLMNLSDSAGDLAGYGPVVADIARQVTERQRLGTWQFTVTDPDSGRPVHTGTTRRRPAAGQRRHVEARNRTCVFPGCRMPAIDSDLDHRVPWSEGGATETCNLASLCRHDHCNRHHCGWSYEPLANGDFRWTSRLGHAYTTSGRPP